The DNA sequence CGTTCACCGGCGGCAACGCGGCGGTGCAGATCGGCAATCATCTCATCCGAGAGCGACCGTTTCCGCCCCCGATAGGCGCCGCGCTGCCGAGCGATCGCAATGCCTTCGCGTTGCCGTTCGCGGATCAGGGCGCGCTCGAACTCAGCAAACGCACCCATGACCGAGAGCATCAGATTGGCCATCGGGGAGTCCTCCCCCGAGAAGGACAGGCTTTCCTTCTCAAACTCGATCCGGATACCTCGCTTGGTGAGGCCCTGGACCAGCTTGCGCAGGTCATCCAGATTGCGGGCCAACCGATCCATGCTGTGGACGACGACGGTATCGCCTTCGCGGGCGAAAGTGAGCAGAGCCTCAAGCTGGGGGCGGTTGACGTCCTTGCCCGATGCCTTGTCGGTGAAGGTCCGATCGAGCGACTGACCTTCCAATTGGCGATCCACATTCTGATCGAACGTGCTGACCCGGACATAGCCGATCCGTTGCCCCTTCACTGCGCACTCTCTCCATCAAAATGTCAGGTTGAAATCTATGATACGCAACGACATTCGTCAACAAATTCCGTTTATCACCCTAATCTGACAGAAACCGCGGTAGCGCCCTGACGTCCGGTTAGGCTATACTCCAAGCTGACATCACAAAATCAAATCCCTCAAAGATGGCGTCAATTGCCTTGATGGGGTAAAAACTGGAGTGCTTCCAGGATGGGACATTCGGCAACGTCATCTCCAGTGCATCTGGCTAACGTGGTCGCCAGCGTCACCTCTA is a window from the Sphingobium yanoikuyae genome containing:
- a CDS encoding recombinase family protein, whose protein sequence is MKGQRIGYVRVSTFDQNVDRQLEGQSLDRTFTDKASGKDVNRPQLEALLTFAREGDTVVVHSMDRLARNLDDLRKLVQGLTKRGIRIEFEKESLSFSGEDSPMANLMLSVMGAFAEFERALIRERQREGIAIARQRGAYRGRKRSLSDEMIADLHRRVAAGERKATIARDMGISRETLYQYLRAAA